The sequence below is a genomic window from Thalassomonas haliotis.
TGTTTATAACAAAGGGGCACTGGTGTTTTATTTGCTCAGGGAAAAGTTGGGGGAAAAACATTTTTGGCAGGCATTAAAAACCTATAGCCTTACCTTTGCCGGAAAGTCTGTGGTGACAGATGATTTAAAGCGGGTTTTTGAGCAGGTTTCGGGGACAGATCTCTCAGCGTTTTTCCAGCGTTGGGTATATGGAGAAGAAATTCCTGAGCTTAGCTTCTAATGTTTTGGTAAGCCCGCTATTTCAGCAGCGCAGGTTAGCTTTAAGCTAAGTCCGGCTGCAAACTTAGCTTTATCTACTGGGGTTAGCTGGCGTTGGCAATAACTTCCTGGCCAAAAGTTGACAGGTATTTCAATAAGTTATTAAGTTGCCCGTTGGCGACCTTACCGGTTTTCTCAAGATCAAAGTTCAGGCCGACTTCACAGACAAGCTTATGGTTATCATAAGAGTCGGCTTCATTGATCCTGACGATGCGTCCCGTCAAGGATTTGAATTCAACATCAAGCAACTCCACGTCTTCAAACTCAATATTAAGGGTAAACTCACCAAATAAGCGGATATTGTCATTGTAGGGAAGCCGTATCAGGATACCGGTTTGGCTGATATTCAGGGCTTCAGCGGTTAAAGCGCCTTGACCAGAGTTTAAGGTTAACTTGTGCATAGGCAGGCAGGCGTGGCGGGCACATTCGCGCCGGTCGCTGCCATGCCAGGATTTTCTGATCGCCTCTTCCAGTTTTTCCGAAGAAAAGGGTTTGGTCAGGTAATGATTGGCGCCGTTTTGTATCGCCCGCAATACAAAGCTTCTTTCGCCGTGGGTGGTCATCATAATAAAGGGCATATCCTGATATTTTGGCGTTTTTCTTATGGTTAACAATAACTCTTCGCCACTCATTTTCGGCATTTCCCAGTCGGAAATAATGATATCGATTTTTTCTGTGGCCAGAACATTGATGGCGTCCTTACCATCACAAGCGTCAAATATCCTTTCTGCACCCAATTTATGCCTGAGTGCTTTATGCATTATTTTTCGCACTGTCGGGCAGTCATCGACCACCAGAAAGTTGATATTTCTCACTAGACTTCTCCTGTGTTCATTTTATCCTTCAGATAAAATATTTTAGTTAGCTTTTAAAGAATTGTCAGTCGCACTGTTTAAATTTATCTGCAGGATAATGTGCTTAGAGCCGTAAAAATACGGGGTTTTTTATCTTTTAACTTTTTGATTTTTAATGATCTCCTGATATTCTTGTTTGGTTGCGTCCCGCTTGCTTTGCCCGGTAAAGGGCACTGTCGGCAGCCAGCATCAGCTGGGTTCTTTGGGTCGCTGATTTAGCCCGGTAAATGCTGGCGCCCGCGCTGGCTGTGACTATATCGGCAATATCCGATGACGGGTGCGGAATATTCAGTGCGGCTATTGCCGGACAGATTTCCCTGATATGCCGGTTGAGGGTCTCAAGATCTCCGTCTTGCTGGTAAAAGACCATCAGGAACTCTTCTCCGCCAAAGCGTACCACCAGATCATTTTCATTTCTTCTCTGGGCCAGTAAATCAGCTGATACCGCCATCAGGCATTGATCTCCCACCAGGTGCCCCAGGCTGTCGTTATAACGTTTGAAATAGTCTATGTCGAGTATGATCAGGGCTAACAAGCCGCCGCTATCGTCGGCTTTTGCCATTAACTGGTTGAGCTTTTCATCGAAACCGTGGCGGTTATAGAGTCCGGTGAGCTGATCCGTCAAGGCTAATTTTTTCAGCAGGGAATGGCTAAAGTAATCATTTTTCGTTTTACGATCATTATTCCAGCTGTGCCAGCTGCCGGCGAGATTAAAAATGCCCAGGTAGACGGCGCCATAAACCAGTTTCTCATCCGGCCATTGCAGGCTATAGGCCAGCAGCAGATAACCCAGGGATATCAGGGTGCCGCACCAGGTTTTATGCTTTTGGAAGAAGCCGGGGATGATGTAGAGGACAAAGGTATACAGCAATAAGCCGTCAACCCTGAGGTGATGGCCGATTTGGCTGTACTGGTAGATATTATAGAGAATACTTATGCCGATAAAAAAGGCGGTGATAAAACACCAGAAGTCGAATTTTTTAATAAACTCATCAGAGTAACAGCAATAATAGAGCCAGGCTAACGGAGGCAGGGTTAAAACTGCCCGGGACCATAAAATATTAGCGGTAGCCGGATGTTGCCAGCCGAGAAACAGCAGATCCCAAATCATAAAGATGAAGATAACAACAAGAGTCAATATGATGGCTGAACGTTTAGCATCTTGCTGGCTGTTATTATAATTAAGTAAAAAATCCTGCTCATTCAGAGCATTTGTATCAGGTTTCTTATTCATGTCCATGTTTATAACATTTTGCTTACCCGGGCAGAAGTAATTATTTTTCCCGGAAGATTTTCTTTAATTCCTGTCCGGGATTATCAGTATAGCGGCTGTGGCAAGCAGAGATTGGTTGGCTTTGCATTGATGTATTGATCCAGATCACTAAAAGATAGATAAGAGCTTTTATTCAATTCTTGGCGATAATATAGTACAACTGGAACTAAGTATGTGTTTTCAAAAGGAAGTTAAATGTCTCTGCAGTTATCTATAGCTAAAAAAATTCATGCGGTATTGGTTGGTATTGCTCTGGTCTTTTTAAGTGTGACCATTTTTTTCTTTTACCATGATGAAAAAGACTTAGCGGCAGGTTTTGTGACCCAAAACCTGGAAAGTACGGCGCTGAATTATTTCGATTCCGTTAATATCATGATGTTAACCGGGACAATTGCCAACCGAAAAATCATCCAGGATAAAATTCTTACCCAGGAAGGCATAGTGGAAGCACGCATTATCCGGGCCCCTAAAGTGGTGGAAATGTTTGGCGAAGGATTTAGCGATCAAAGCGCCACCACAGAATTTGAACGTAAAGGCCTGGCGGGGGAAAAGGCCTTCAATTCGATTGAGCGCGACGGCAAGGCGATGATGGAGTTTATTATGCCAATGCGCGCCAGTGAAAACTATCGCGGCACCAACTGTTTAGCTTGTCACCAGGCTAAGGAAGATGAAATTCTGGGGGCGGTAAAACTCACTTATGACTTGTCTAAAGTAGAAGAAGATATTACCGAATCAATCATACATGCGGCTTTGATACAGCTGGTCATTACCATTGCCGGTTTTGCCTTACTCAGTTTTGCCTTGACCCGCCTGGTATTGTTCCGCTTGAAGCGTTTGTGTAAGACCATTAAAAGTGTCGAGAATAATCTTGATTTAAATCAGGATATTAAAGTCCACTATCCGGATGAACTCGGGGCGGTCAGCCAGGCGCTGAACAGTATGATGGCTAAGTTTAAGGAAAGCTTCTTAGCAATATCTGAAGCTAATCAACAGCTTATCGACTCGGCGACCCAAGTGGATGAGATTTCCACTTTGACCCGGGAGGCGGTATTAAGCCAGAAAAATGGTACCGATTCCGTGGCGGCGGCCATTAATGAGCTGGATGCTTCCGCCAATGAAGTACAGCAAAATACCCAAAGCGCCGCCGACAAGTCGGTATCGGCCAACGAAAGGGCATCACAAGGCTTGCAGCTGGTTACTGCCGCCAGTGCCGGTATCAACCAGTTAAGGGATCAGGTCCAGGATAATACCCGGATGATCACCGAATTAAATGATAAAACCAAAGAAGTGGGCACGGTACTGGATGTGATCACCGGCATCGCCGAGCAAACCAATTTGCTGGCATTAAATGCGGCGATAGAAGCGGCCAGGGCCGGTGAACAGGGGCGCGGTTTTGCCGTGGTTGCCGATGAAGTGCGCTCACTGGCGCTGCGCACCCGGGAATCAACCGAGCAAATCAAGGCAACCCTGGACGGCTTGCAGCGGGAGTCGGGCAATGCCGTAACTTCTATGAACGAAGTGAGCGAACTGGCCCATGAAAAAGCGGAAGATGTGATTAATGTTGCCGACTTGCTCAATGAAATCACCGGGGAAATCAAAGAGCTGGATGATTTAAACTGTCAGATTGCCAGCGCCGCCCAGCAGCAAAATGTTGCCGCCGATGAGATTAATGTCAATGTCGTGCATATCAGCGATGTTGCAGAGCAATCCAGTGAGGATGCCATTCGCGGCAAACAGGTCAGTGAGCACTTGCTTGAACTGGCTTACGCCCTAAATAAACAGTTGTCGAAGTTTAAGTTGTAGCTGAGGTTTTCAAAGGCCGGATAAAACAAAAGCCGCTGCAGGCAGGGGCTTTTGTTGCTATATGTGTTGCAGTTAAGTATTGAGGTTAATCTCCGTCTCCCTGGTTTTTTAACTCAAGCGCTAACTTTGCACATATGGGTTTTCTTATTATTAATAATATCTGTCTTCCCGGTTATGAGCCTGAGGATCTTCTATGATTTCCTCAAAATCGACTTCAAAGCTGTTGTTGTTTTCGGTATCAGCCATATAAATAGTACGGGTAGAGCCATCGATCCAGGTGACTGTGCCACTGCCCTTTTTACTGCCGCACTTCATGCCTATATGAATATCTTTAAATTCCATTGCTCCTCCTTGTTCGTTGGTACACAACAGGTATACCTGCTTAGATTGTTTTAAATGAAATTAGTTCAATAATTGACCACAGCCGGGTTTGAGATGCAAACATAAGTTGTGGTTTTTTTAAGCAGTCGACTCTTAAGTATAGAGTAAAATAATCTCAGGTCTAGCCTTTATGGCAATCTTATTAAGGTTCAAAGACCTGGCCCAGCACACATGCCTTGCTGGCCCCGGTTACCGCCGGAATGTTGCCGGGAATTTTTTTATCAAAAGCAAACGCCAGCCAGGCAAAAGCCATGGCTTCAAGGGCATCGCTGTCGATGTTGAGGGTATCGCTGTGCTCCAGGGTAAAGCCTGGTAGCCGGGTCGACAGCAGGTCGGTTAAGTAGCTGTTTTGGCAGCCGCCGCCACACAGATATATGGTGGCGTCCCGGCTTAATGCCTTTATCTCTTGGGCAATAGACTGTGCCGTGAGTGCGGTCAGGCTTGCCTGGACATCTTTGGGGGCAAGTTGGAATGAAGTTAACTTTTCGCTGAGCCATTTTGCATGGAAATGTTCCCGGCCGGTGCTTTTGGGGGCTTGTTGGCGAAAATAGTCATCGTCGAGCAATGCCGTCAGTAATGCTTTATTGATCTGACCACTAGCCCCCCAGTTACCGCTGTCATCATAACGCCCCTGGCGATGTTGCTGGTACCAGCTGTCCAGCAGGGCATTGCCCGGGCCGGTATCAAAGCCCAGCACTGTGTTGTCTTTATTGCCGGGCAGGTAAGTGATGTTGGCGATGCCGCCGATATTAACGACAAAAATATCTTGTCCGCTATCCGGAAACAGCGCCCGGTGAAAAGCGGGCACTAACGGGGCGCCCTGGCCCCCCAGCGCCATGTCTTTACGCCTGAATTGACCGATCACCCGGATACCGGTTAAAGTCGCCAGAATTTGGCTGCAGCCTATTTGCAGGGTGAAGGGGGCCTTGAGTCCGGGGCGGTGGCGTATGGTCTGGCCATGGTTGCCGATGGCAATAATTTCTTCCGGTTTGAGTTTTTCCCGGTTTAAAAAAGCAGAAACGGCATCGGCAAATAACCGTGCTAAAGAGATGTCTAAAGCAAAAGCCCGGTCAATTTCATTGCTGCCCGGGACATATAAGGCCATGATCTTTTCACGGATATCTTGCTGGTAGGCTTGGTAATATTTAGCCACCAGCCGGGGAGACTGATGGCTAAAATCCACTAACGCCAAGTCTATGCCGTCGGCACTGGTACCCGACATCAGACCGATATAGAACTTGGCTTGACTCATGGCTGTTAATTTTCCGTGGCTTGCATCGCCAGTAATGCCTGCTTGGAGCCGTCAAGCTCCGCCAGGCGTTGCTTTGATAGTTGTGCAAATTCATTTTTGTATTTTTTGGCGATCGGCTGGGCATCAGGCAATTTTACCGTGCGCGGGTTACGGTGCACACCGTTGACCAGGAATTCATAATGCAGATGCGGTGCCTGCGACATACCGGTGGAGCCGACATAACCTATGACTTGTCCCTGCTTAACCCGCTGGCCTTTTTTCACCGCACGTTTGGAGAAATGCAGGTACTTAGTGACGATGCCATTGCCGTGCTGGATAAAGACATAATTGCCGTTGAATTTGTTGTAGGTGGCATGGGTGACCCTGCCATTACCTGAGGCGACCACAGGCGTGCCTTTATTTGCCCGGTAGTCGGTACCGTTATGCGATTTCCAGCGCTTTTGAATCGGGTGGAAACGCTTGCGCTTAAAGTTGGAGCTGATGTATTTAAAATTCACCGGCGCCCGTAAAAATGCTTTGCGCATGCTGTTGCCGTCGGCAGAGTAGTATTCGCCGTCTTTAAAGCGTATTGCCTGGAAAGCCTCATTCTGGTTGATGAATTCTGCGGCTAAAATATTGCCGGTGCCGATATATTCACCGTCGATATATTGTTTTTCATAGACAACATGAAAGCTGTCACCTTCACGGATATCCAGGGCAAAGTCGATATCCCAGCCAAAAACATTGGCTAAGTTAATGATTTGACTGTCATTCATACCGGCATCTACCGCGGCATGCCAGAAGCTGGAAGAGATGATGCCGTTGGCCATGGCTTCGCGAATTTCGACTTCTTTGATATCTGTGCTGGCGTGGTAGACCTCGTCTATTAATGCTACCTCTAATGTTTCGGTTTTTGAGAGCGGATATTCCAGCGCCACTAAAGTGCCCTTGTTATCACTGCCCAGGCGTAAGATGTCGCCGACCTTAATTTTTTTCAGCAGCTTAGTGTTTTTTCCTTTGGCATTGATCACCTTATGGGTAACCGAAGCGCCGTAACCGGCACGTTTTAATATTTTTGCCAGGGAATCGCCGTTGCGTACCTTGGCCGTCTGCCAGGAGACTGCCGGGGTTTGTTCTTCAGGGGTTGCCGTTTGCTCTGTCGGTAAAGCTTGCTCTTGGGGTAAAAA
It includes:
- a CDS encoding peptidoglycan DD-metalloendopeptidase family protein, coding for MKNLYLELPKKHKVIISSFSIILMLVLFIPSEKATASRQNNANTLQVGKRYQVNVPGQELELVNPAPAEKSQANTKAMAEKNVSKQEQIAQATDTETQEANTTAALYPVGSLGPFLPQEQALPTEQTATPEEQTPAVSWQTAKVRNGDSLAKILKRAGYGASVTHKVINAKGKNTKLLKKIKVGDILRLGSDNKGTLVALEYPLSKTETLEVALIDEVYHASTDIKEVEIREAMANGIISSSFWHAAVDAGMNDSQIINLANVFGWDIDFALDIREGDSFHVVYEKQYIDGEYIGTGNILAAEFINQNEAFQAIRFKDGEYYSADGNSMRKAFLRAPVNFKYISSNFKRKRFHPIQKRWKSHNGTDYRANKGTPVVASGNGRVTHATYNKFNGNYVFIQHGNGIVTKYLHFSKRAVKKGQRVKQGQVIGYVGSTGMSQAPHLHYEFLVNGVHRNPRTVKLPDAQPIAKKYKNEFAQLSKQRLAELDGSKQALLAMQATEN
- a CDS encoding GGDEF domain-containing protein, giving the protein MDMNKKPDTNALNEQDFLLNYNNSQQDAKRSAIILTLVVIFIFMIWDLLFLGWQHPATANILWSRAVLTLPPLAWLYYCCYSDEFIKKFDFWCFITAFFIGISILYNIYQYSQIGHHLRVDGLLLYTFVLYIIPGFFQKHKTWCGTLISLGYLLLAYSLQWPDEKLVYGAVYLGIFNLAGSWHSWNNDRKTKNDYFSHSLLKKLALTDQLTGLYNRHGFDEKLNQLMAKADDSGGLLALIILDIDYFKRYNDSLGHLVGDQCLMAVSADLLAQRRNENDLVVRFGGEEFLMVFYQQDGDLETLNRHIREICPAIAALNIPHPSSDIADIVTASAGASIYRAKSATQRTQLMLAADSALYRAKQAGRNQTRISGDH
- a CDS encoding anhydro-N-acetylmuramic acid kinase, with the protein product MSQAKFYIGLMSGTSADGIDLALVDFSHQSPRLVAKYYQAYQQDIREKIMALYVPGSNEIDRAFALDISLARLFADAVSAFLNREKLKPEEIIAIGNHGQTIRHRPGLKAPFTLQIGCSQILATLTGIRVIGQFRRKDMALGGQGAPLVPAFHRALFPDSGQDIFVVNIGGIANITYLPGNKDNTVLGFDTGPGNALLDSWYQQHRQGRYDDSGNWGASGQINKALLTALLDDDYFRQQAPKSTGREHFHAKWLSEKLTSFQLAPKDVQASLTALTAQSIAQEIKALSRDATIYLCGGGCQNSYLTDLLSTRLPGFTLEHSDTLNIDSDALEAMAFAWLAFAFDKKIPGNIPAVTGASKACVLGQVFEP
- a CDS encoding response regulator yields the protein MRNINFLVVDDCPTVRKIMHKALRHKLGAERIFDACDGKDAINVLATEKIDIIISDWEMPKMSGEELLLTIRKTPKYQDMPFIMMTTHGERSFVLRAIQNGANHYLTKPFSSEKLEEAIRKSWHGSDRRECARHACLPMHKLTLNSGQGALTAEALNISQTGILIRLPYNDNIRLFGEFTLNIEFEDVELLDVEFKSLTGRIVRINEADSYDNHKLVCEVGLNFDLEKTGKVANGQLNNLLKYLSTFGQEVIANAS
- a CDS encoding methyl-accepting chemotaxis protein; translated protein: MSLQLSIAKKIHAVLVGIALVFLSVTIFFFYHDEKDLAAGFVTQNLESTALNYFDSVNIMMLTGTIANRKIIQDKILTQEGIVEARIIRAPKVVEMFGEGFSDQSATTEFERKGLAGEKAFNSIERDGKAMMEFIMPMRASENYRGTNCLACHQAKEDEILGAVKLTYDLSKVEEDITESIIHAALIQLVITIAGFALLSFALTRLVLFRLKRLCKTIKSVENNLDLNQDIKVHYPDELGAVSQALNSMMAKFKESFLAISEANQQLIDSATQVDEISTLTREAVLSQKNGTDSVAAAINELDASANEVQQNTQSAADKSVSANERASQGLQLVTAASAGINQLRDQVQDNTRMITELNDKTKEVGTVLDVITGIAEQTNLLALNAAIEAARAGEQGRGFAVVADEVRSLALRTRESTEQIKATLDGLQRESGNAVTSMNEVSELAHEKAEDVINVADLLNEITGEIKELDDLNCQIASAAQQQNVAADEINVNVVHISDVAEQSSEDAIRGKQVSEHLLELAYALNKQLSKFKL